A window of the Trueperaceae bacterium genome harbors these coding sequences:
- a CDS encoding CoA transferase, translating to VAALGLVVEYQHPDFGAVRQVAGPVHTSQGTRVPVRASALGEDTVSVLQDLVGMTTTELDELVAEGVVA from the coding sequence GTGGCTGCGTTGGGGCTCGTGGTCGAGTACCAGCACCCGGACTTCGGCGCCGTGAGGCAGGTTGCCGGACCCGTACACACTTCGCAAGGCACCAGGGTGCCGGTGCGGGCATCCGCACTCGGCGAGGACACCGTCAGCGTGCTTCAGGACCTGGTTGGCATGACCACGACAGAGCTCGACGAACTCGTCGCCGAAGGGGTGGTGGCGTGA